From the genome of Apostichopus japonicus isolate 1M-3 chromosome 17, ASM3797524v1, whole genome shotgun sequence:
TCAGGACGTCCTTTCCATACTTGGTTCCATACGACAGATTAAGTCGTTAGCCGATACGGATGAACTTGTAGAGGATGCTGTGTCATTTTACTTATTTGGTAGAGCGCAAGCTGCAATTAGACCAGTAAGTAAAGTTCCAATTTTAACCGAACATGTGAATAGTTTGTAGCAAGTACTAGGGGAAATCATAATTTTGGCTTACTACTTTTGCATGAGCTGTAAATCGTGATACTAAGTGTTATCACACCTCTGAGTTTGCTTTGCCTAACCCTTCCAAACAAATTGCTTTTATATAAAACATACTTGCGATGCCTAGAGGCAAGAATCTACGAACTGATTTTATTCTGCTACATTACGTGTATTACTTTCAGATTCAAGGAGGGTCTTGAAACAGGTGGCATATTACCCGCCATACAAAAACATCCACATGGATTTAAGTGAATCTTTGTCAAGCCAGAAGAGCGGCACGACCACACAACAGTGCGAGAAATGTTGGCTCCATCTCTGTCACCACGTGGGTCCAATAGGAGGAACATTGAGAACAGAATAATTTGACTGTCGAGAGATTGGCTAATTGATGTTGAAGGTAATTTCAAGTGTGATAATTTGTTTACATGACATGTTATTGTATGAACTAAAGTAATTCTTGTTAAGTAATTCATGTTAACCCTGTTTCTTTTCAGATCTATGTATATCGCATTTGGATTGCAGCTTCAGTACACTACCATTCCATGTTTTTCTTGCTTTTTTACCCGTTGCTGTTTTTCAACCCTCTTTGTATGATACCTATATTAGAGTGTATCATAGTTCAGATGATTACATAGGATTTACATGTGTCACATGTCACGTTATTTAATGGCAAAATGTTGGTTGGAACTTTCAGGTATATGCAATGGGCTGGAGAAATAATCAAACTGTTAACATTGAAATACTCTGCACAGTGCATGTCATTTAAGTGGCATGATAACAAAATTTGTTTACTGTTATAAATAATGATCCAATTGGTAACAAATTCACTCGTGCAGTTACTTTGTTACTTTTCAACAATTACTTATATTTGCAACTACGTGTGATGTTATTCCATCGTTTGGGTTTACACCCTGCGCCATCTTTGGAGGTAACACACTATGGGAGTATATACCCAGCAGCAAACACATGCTCACTTGTGTTAGGGCTCCCAGCCCATTCCAACTTTGACACTTGGAAGACCAGAATGGAAACAGGAATACTGGAATCCCCTACATTTGGTTTGCGCTAAGCTGCTCGATATGTGCTAAATTCTCTTTTTATGTTAGTTACACCAATGGGCTGCCTCTTTGTACTTTGTCTTTCAATCACATTGCCAATTCTTGCGACTTCGTGTTGTGGCACATAAAAGcttgtctttttcttttgcatagTTGAGATCATTACAAACGTTTTTATAAAGATCACTTTGCAAAGCATTAGTTCTTCCAGATTTATCTCCTAATTCATAATATTGATGACCTTCCATATTTCTAACGTAAATGTAAGCTTCAACATACTACCTATAGATATCACTTTAAACATTCAGTACTATATGGATATCTTCATGACATACCTGAAGTGATTACTGCAAAACCTATTGTTAATTTAACAATGGGAATAATAAACCTGCCACCAAAGTACAAATTACATCTCCATTCAGCCATTGTTTGTTATTCCTGCCAAGTTAAATTTGTGTAAGTTTTGAACTCAGTTACCTTTTCCGATAACGTATTCATATACAAACATAATTACTTTGATGAATAACTTTTGttattgattttgtttacatttgcagttcttatacaatttattctcagatgatatttaacaaattttctaccctttttataccttacattatcgatttatatatttgtatatcatgattgtttgtattttactgtaaagcgccttagagcaatttctgattggataaggcggTATAGAAAttttgcataataataataatttgtattATCCTTAATTACCATACGACATTTTTTTTATGCTTTTTCTGAAACTGTAATGCCTTTACGACTTGTGTTATTTCAACAAAGGAAGTAGCTTTGCAATTTGCCTGCAAATTTGTAGTCCGTCCAGCCATTGTTCTCGCCAACTTTTTGTTTATAATATCGGAggtcttttgtttttcaatatgtGCACATGTTCACTTTTATCTATAATTATGGGAGTTATTGTTTCCATCTACAGTCTGTCGTCTATAAGTGTTACGACATATCTGAAAGCATTGAAGTTTTAAAACTTTTGAAGTGTGTGCCATTATTGTCAGTATGTCATAAATGTTTCTTACTTGATGTCTCCCTGGTATAGacttacatcatcatcatcattgtattCAATCTGCTTCTTCTGTACATTCCCTCATGTTACCATGTCCTGTCCTTGAGTATAGTTGGCATGGGAAGCTACTTTCAGTCATAAAGCCCTTACATACATTGCCCTCATGTGTGAGAATACCAGTCACACTCTCAACATTTGTCTCTAATATTCTCTATATTCATACTTTGTTGTGTGCCTTACTATATTTACATGACAAAAGACTTTTGTGTGCATGTGTTTCATACCACTGATATTCTTACCTATTATATAGGTTATATTTTTCCTTACCCGTAACTTCCAGGAATTGGAAGCAAATTAAAGTTATATCACCTTCATTGCCTTCAAActtcttcatttctttatttgtgtATAGTGTGAGGGGTTGTTATATACTAAGTGGGAAGTAAGTTAGAGCTAATGAAGAAGACAAACAGGATGTAGGTAAGTTACCAAATTAACagtttaaaggagacacaaacccacaaCATTTCCTTAACCCTTATGATGGAAACATATATTATAAACACTGTACACGCCTTGGTTTATTTTTGTCCGATTTTGCCGCTACTATAATCAAATGTATGGGGCGCGCCATTTTGTACACCCGCCCTCAATATAGTGACGTAGAAGATTCACTTCGTTTCACGGAAACCAATCACTCACACAGTACATTGATATGCAGATTTTGTGTTAACATTGGCCAAAGAAAGTTACGAAAAAGTGGCTGAAAAAAGTTTCAATTATGCCGGAATGCCAAGCTTATGCTTGTAAAAATCGTCATGGTGCTGGAAAATCTAAGGGGAAGCGATTTTGTTATTTCTGACGGAATAACGGACCCGGAGAAGAGAGAACTTTCCCAGAAATGGCTACATCAGATCGCGACTGGCCATACCGTCGACAACTTTACGTTCCACAAATACAAAGTTGTTTGCGAGGACCACTTCGAACTAAACCTAGAAAAAACTTCAAACCCGGCTCCTTCCAACCATTTCCCTCCATCGTCGCCCGAAAGGCCACGGTCGAGCACTGCGCCATCTGAAAAGATCAGCGAAACAGGTAAAACCTAACGAAAGTCATTTGTTTATATCGCGCAGTTCATCGGAGTATAACATTACGTCGCCAATCTGTGAATGATGTGGGGTTCAaagtgtatatttatatatgaataaatgtaGAAAAATCATTTGTTTTGCATATCGTCAcgtattcattaaaaaaatacacagatataatttaatattaacgCTAAAATAACACAGCTTCTCATGGCACTAGTACAATAAGCTTACATTGATTCTGTTACTTAGTACAGTTCACAGCTTCACATGGCACTAGTAAAATCATTGAAAACCCAACAAGGGCTTATCTTATGCTGTTAGGGAAATGAAATCCAAATCAGCCATGAACCCCGTGGCATAGTTAACTGTGTTTATTCCCCAGGTTAAAAATGAGCAATATCCATGTTGGTAGTTGAAGGGTTTTTTTTGTTGAAGGGTTGGTAGTTGAAGGGTggattttccatatttttggaAGCCAATTTTGTAAAGGGAAAAATGGGTCACTACATCAAACTGAtcacgggaggggggggggggcacatccCCCAGTCCATCGCTTATCTTCGATAGTCCTGGGTTGACGGCACATTATGATTTCACAAAATGTggcttaaaataaaaaaatcacaaaCTTTAAAGGGGGCGACGATCCCCCTCTGCCCCCCACCCTGGAGGTGGTTCACTAGTTACAGCAGCCACGGAGATGATCGACCAGTGCTTTTGGCAACAACAAAGGCTTGAAAGTTCGCTATTAAACatgatttaaaattaattttgatgtgAATTGAGAGCTAGTATAACCAATACtaacatattaacaatttaTGCTCTCTCTGTTGGTTATCTTAAAATTAGAGTCAAAATATCGGTGCCGTGGATATAATGTCCAGCAAATTCTTATAGACTGCTCCTACTTTGCCAtatgtttccatttttttgttcatcaactttttcaaatgtttatgtttttatacttttttttggtAGGAAATCAAATCAACTTTTGGCAGCAAAGGATCAGCCACCTTCAGAGGAGCGTACACTGTGTCAGCCATTACACTGTTCACCTAAGGTATTaaaatttattacatttttttctgtttagaattgttttttcccaaaaaaaattctgaaatttAAACATTTGGGGAGGGGGCGTGCCCCATGTCCCCTCTGGCTACGTACCTGGTTATATGTATTCTATTCTACATGCAATATTACTGAACTTCTCAATTTACAAActtcatgtttttgtttaagtattgcttcaatatttaacattaaatgttcaaaatgtattaatttgaCTGCAGTTAATGTAAATTTTGGCACACATGAAAATTCAAGACctgaaaatatttaacattaaatgttcaaaatgtattaGTTTCACTGCAGTTAATTGTAAATTTTGGCACACATGAAAATTCAAGAGCTGAAAATGTTTAACATTACATGTTCAAAATGTATTAGTTTCACTGCAGTTAATGTAAATTTTGGCACACATGaaaattcaagaaatgaaaatatttaacattaaatgttcaaaatgtaGTATGACTGCAGTTAATGtcaattttatactttttacTGGAATAGTTGTGATTTTGTATTGGAACTAAATGTTGTTTTAATTCTCTTATCAACAGGGAGTTTCCACTCTCTTTGATCCACCTGCTGAGGTTCTTTGTCCTGCTGTCACACCCACAACTGATGTAACACGGATCACTCAGCAATTCCTACCTGTAAGTTTGGCTTTAACTTGTTATCTGATTTACACTATATGGGTTTGTTTGCATCCCTAAGAAGATTTTGAAGTTGGAAATAAAGTATGGAGTGTCActaaaaaattcaaatatacaCAACAGCCCTCAACTCCATTTCAAAAAGGGGCCCTCCAAGAGTGGATCCCAGAATATTTTCGAAAATTTTCTAAagagctaaaaaaaaaaggccacCGCATTTAATAGTGGTTATGAATTAACAATTTCCGATGATTTTTACAGGGGCTTTAAGGTCTGTAAACTCTCCCTTGGATCTACCCAGTCAAGCTGTGGGCTCGTTTTTAATCTCAGAAAGAAACCATAATTAATGTCATCCTTAAAATATTGTTAGCTTGGAGTAGCCCAGTCGGTTGAAACATTTGGGTACGTAGGCAATATTTagtttgcagaaaatgtttttgaGAAGGTAGGAATTTTCGGAGAAGGTACAGTTACTCCAAACGTACACTTTTATAATGATGGCCTAAGGGCCATTCATGTACCAAACAGGAAaacttctttctttccttttttcccccgTTAAGGTTGTCGCAAGGTAACTAcatacaatttgtttttttctgaggGATGGGGGAAACAAAAGAGGGCAGGTGGGTTGCCTCTATAAAAAAGTACTGTAAAGGCAGAGCACTGcacatttcaaaatgcaaattggTTGAAAAGACatgtttttacattaatttaagtcACAATACAGTTTTGTACTCTTCAGTAAAACTGGGTGTCAATGTCAATTAGTAGATATGTCAGTGCCTTAAATGGTGTATCAATATTTTTGGTACAGTTCAATCCTTGAAATTATATATCAGTCAGTTATGGGCCATCGCATTTGTTCTTTACAAGCAGGTTTTGGAAAACATGcatgacattttgtttgttGTATGATATTTTTGAAGGTTAATTGTAAGGCATGCCGTAATCATTtttaatgtctgaaaatttggtattttaaatttggtttgGGCAGTTTCAAATCAATGCTTATCTTATGTTAGTCCAACTCAAGTGTGTACGCTCTTTCGTTTATTACTGTACAGGATGCCCTTTCCAGAGTTTGCGCATCAACTCAGACAGATAAAACTGACGTTACAGAGATGAGATGCCAAGCTGGTATAGCAGAAATCAAAACCCACTATGCTTGTACAGTAGAATTGGACCAACCATACAGCATGTTATCAGCGGATGTGTCCTCCGAGGGAATGGCTCCACCCCAGGAGACCCCACTGCAGCAAGAGACTTTGCCACCACAGAGGTCCTTGGAATAACACAAGTCCCccattaaaattgaaaaaaaggtgAGGACAAACAGTGATAGCAGTGAAAAAGGATTCCAGGATGATGAAAAGCGAGATCCATACTATGAACCGGAAGCAGAACTACCAATCCTTTCACTGACTGACTCCTTTGCAACAAAGGCTGTAGGGAACTAAAGTTTATAGTATTTCAGGCTAACATAAAACAGCTTTGTTATCGTATCCAATGTTCCCAATGTTCAAGTAATGTGACAGAAATAGAAAAGCAGGATGCCCACTGGAAACCTCATCTGTTCTGAGGCTACCATGTTCTCAGGACTGACATATGAAAGAGTTGCTTAATTcatgaaatttttaaatttgcagttcTTTTGTGATGTATTTATGATGTATCTCATCCCAGAGATTAGGAGTTACTGGGATGCACATCAAAAGGCAGTAGTTGACATATTGAAAGGATCCTCAAGTGATGTTATTGGTGATGGGCGTTGTGATCCGCCAGGGTTTTCAGCCAAGTATTGTAGCTACTCTTTGATGGATGTCAGTTCAGAGAAGGTGGTAGACATGGAAGTTTCAGAAACTGGGGCATCTGAAAGAATGGAAGCAGTGGGCTTCCAGAGGTGTATGGATAGAGTCCTTAATGACTGTAAACTTAATGTAAAAAGATTTCCTACTGACCGTCACCCAGGAATAAGAAATTTAATGCGTACAAACTACAGTTCTGTAAAACATAATTTGGATATTTTTCACCGAGCGAAAAATGTCAAAAGCAAATTGCGCAAAGCGGCAAAGAATaagggaaaaaaacaattgGAACCTTGGATAAAATCCATAATCAATCATCTGTGGTTTTGTGCCGGAGGCTGCAACAAGGACCAGGAGCTGTTGGTGCATCTGTGGTCTACCATGTGCTACGACAGCAAGAGTGGGCAGATGATCCTAACTTACCCACAAATGTAGCCATGATCCATTGACAGATCTGCAGCAGAGAAAGAAAGTATGGCTCAAGGCAGGATCATCTGCCTACGAGGCACTGAAGAAGGTAGCCCTGGCTAAGCGACTTTTGAAGGACATTACATTTCTTGCAGAGTGCTTTTTACGtcacccgccatgcgggatacaaaacgtcacggccaaacggcactaccgaactatcccattcttacaaacgaaaactcaggtcaagcgagacAAAAAAGTTCATACGCCCACCGACCacgcagagacaaaacgcccaaccaccCACCTGTCATCAGtagacacatctggaacagcagatgccgccttgttttcgatggggacgtctggagggtAGAGGATGTTTTCCCCCTCGTGCAAAGTGACATCACGTTGCGCATGGATACCTTTCGTAGACACtagcgcaagcctgtcgtctactttcgggacggcgttccccggatgaaattttGAGTGAGTTAGTTGGTAGGTGTGGGGGCTGTGTGGTCGTTACGTAATATAGGttggtttaatttttctctttgtggtttggggttggctttttggggcctgtttgtagtgttttatttcttttgcttctgttggcctttgggtccgtgtccttttcgcgtcacgttaaacgctgcgttagtgagaCATTGATGGGTTTAAGCATGCATTCAGGAAATACCATAGCTGCGAGACCCAGCTCGTTTCTGTCATCAACGAATGGGCCTCCTCCCTTGACCAAAGAAAGCAAGTGGATGTCTTCATCCTTGATTTTGAGAAGGCTTTTGACACTGTTTCTCACGAATTATTGAAATCTAAACTGTACACTATGGGTGTTTCACATCAGGTTCTCTGCTGGGTGGATGCTTTTCTGAGTGATAGAGAGCAGTCGGTTGTTGTCAATGGGTCTAGGTCTAATCCTTCTAAGGTTACTTCCGGTGTTCCGCAAGGGTCAGTTTTGGGACCCATTCTCTTCCTGGCCTACATAAATGATATTGGTAATGCTGTTTCTTCTGGTGTCCGACTGTTCGCTGATGACTGTGTCTGTTATCGGGTTATCGATGATGTCAGTGATGGTGATCAACTTCAGGAAGATATAAATATACTAGGGCAATGGGCTAAAGATTGGGGCATGAGTTTCCAGCcggtgaaatgtaacattatgaCCATTACTAGAAAGAGGAAACCTGTAATTTTGAATTACATATGCTCAATGGGGTTCACTTGGTTAAGGTTGATTGTGCTAAATATCTGGGTATTCATATCACTTCAGATCTCAACTGGGGAAAGcatattcaaaatgtgtgtaacaAAGGAAATAGGATATTGGGAGTTCTTCGTAGAAACTTATCCCCCTGTTCGAAGGATGCAAAAATGGCTGCATATAAAGGTCTCCTCCTGCCAGTATTGGAATATGCCAGTTCTGTCTGGGATCCCCACCaagctttcttgcagcacaacctcgaaaacattcagaagcgtgcagcccgtttcatcgcttcagattattcaagagagcctggctctgtctcatctctgttacgggacctaaacctggtgcccttggcagagaggcgcagacaaagtagaatcatcttatttgctaagggcatctatggtcaggctcagatccctattgactgcctaagaaagcctctgcgtaggagtcggaacatgcatgatatgcatttctgccagctgtatgccagtaccaattgctataagtatagtttttttcaaaatacaattagggattggaatagtttgccttcagacctcattagtagttccagtggttctgtgaatcctATCACTTATATCAGTACTCGGGTCAGATTTAACTAGTTAttctcttgacgtgtgtgtggtgagatattgtccctttctgcggatgtgtcaccgtatcgaagacgaCGACGAGTTGTTGTTTTACAGACTGGGTTTGTTTTTgattttgttgacctttggtccgtatCCGTTTTTATTAGCACGTAAAACGCCAACAAAAGCAAGCTAAAGACAGGTTGGTGAAACTACAAACGATATACGAACTGACGCACACACGAACACAAGCTATCACACCCGCCTGGCaggaagtatagcacagtacaaaaacagctgtaacagatggagagcgagagcgaaaaacacgtccgcactccacgaaagccatgCGCCGAAGAGATTAGAGTTTGGTTATTCTCCAATGACAGCTCGCTTGAAGTTAGCTGCCATTGACCACAACAAGAATGTTGGACGGGCAAAGGCccttgtgaagaagcctcaaAAAGGCTCAACCACACGAGGGGAAATACAGTACAAGAAGGTATTTACAAAAATTACGAAGAGTTGTGTGCTGAAGGCGAGGTATGAAGCCAACAACTATGATTATGTGAAAGATTTAATGAAGGGGGTTGTAGATCGAAGACGAACAAGGACAATTGACCCTGTGCCAGCAGCGTCTGCAAAAAATATCCCACCGACTGAAGCCCCATCAAAAGAAGAAATGTTAAAGAGCCATACTTGTAggttttaaattttgtattgtttAAGTTGAGCATTTTCGTCTTAactaactttatttcttttaatcTTGATTACTCTGTATCTTCTGTACCAGACAAATAAGGTGGTAAACTGTATACAAAGTGATCACTTTTCTATCCTGTTATGCTTCTTTTCATTAGCATTTGCAGGAATTTTCTATCTAAACTCAAATTCATCTTTTCTTTACAAGAAAGTGCAATATTGTTTGAAGCCGAGGACTAGGAACTTGCCTACACATTTTATCAGCATcttgttaataaatatttgTGCATATTTGAGCCCAAAAATTACTGCCAAAGTTACAAAGAGAAGCTTGAAAAAGAAagttattcataataaaaaatatataggcctactatcaaATTTTCCATAGTACATACTTACCTTGATAATGgtgcattttcatttttaaagatAAATATCCACACACTTTTCAACTGTATGCCTTTCACCTATGCATGTTACATATTGTTTCCATGTAATTGCTTTGTTATCTCATTATCTCAACTTTCTCAACTTATTATCTCAACTTTCTGTGTGATTGGATTATGTTGTGCTTGGTATACTGTCTGTCGTTATGATAAGTCTTTCATCAACGATCGTTGAAATCTTATTCAACTATGAACCctgttattgttttttaagGTCACCTTGCTTGTAATGCTAAGATTTCTATACAAAAAAAGTGAAACGTTCTCTTTTTTATGTATTCATCAATGACTGTCACAGTTGTTGCTGCTGTCATCTTTTCAGCATTTTGTGTATTGTTAACGTTTTATTTAAACATGTGTACAAATTATTCTAAACCGTTAGACATGTGTAGAAATTATTCTAAACCTCCCTGGTTTAGTGGTTAGTGTTTCGCCTATTACAACAACTTCCGAGGTTCAATCTCCAGTGTCCAACTGGTGTTTACAACTGGTTTACAAAATGGCTCTTGTATCTTTGAATGACCTTTGGGATGCAAAATACCCATTCAAACCAAACAAACTATTCTGAAGATTAGATAAATTTTCATATCTATCATCATTTGGTTTGTAATAGATAAATTTTTTCAATCATTTAAACATTGATTGATAgtctaatattattattatatagttTCATTTGTGACAGAgatgttaatttttttcattaacatttaattaaACTCATGCGATTTTGCAAACTCTGAGATAAGCTTACATGTTTTCActatttatttgaatatttctgCAACCATTTGATTATTTGTGTTTGATGTTTATATCTTCTTTATCTTCACCTTGTGCTTGTGATTTTTTGTCGAAATAGATTTTTCTTGACAATGACAAACATAAAACACATACTGATTTTCTCTTTTGGGCCTTTATTCTTTGCAAAACCCGAGATCCtttacaattttgtttaataGATCCCTCTCAGTATTCAGTATTTTCTTCATGAAAAGATGGATTTACAATTATGTACtgttatacacaaaataacaggACATTAGCAGTCTATTTTCTTACCAAAAGGTCTTTGCGAAAGATTCTCTTAAACACCATCAATGCTAGTATTTTTAATTGCAATGATGAAATGTATCTGCACCCAATTCATTTCTTTGCACTTTGCAGATGTTCATATTCTTAAAGAATGCTACTAAAAAAAGTTTATATTTTTGCTAACATTTAGCATACCATTGTTTAACATACAGTGCTTTTTCTGTCCCGATCAGCTGCAATAAAAGAATAACCATGAACTCTAAATTAAAAGCTCCCCATGTCATAGTAGACATactgtgctttttacgtgctaagaaaacggacacggacccaaGGTCAacaagaaccaaaaacaatcccaatctgtaaaacaacaactgaaacccatAAATCTGtcactaacgcagcgtttaacgtgacgcgaaaaggacacggacccaaaggccaacagaagcaaaaacaaataaaacactaaaAACGGGCCCAAAAAGCCaaacaacaaacagaaaaaaataaaaaccaacCTATATTATGTAACAACCACACAACCCCCACACCTACCAACTCACTCCAAATTTTATCaggggaacgccgtcccgatagtagagacatatactgtactgtactgtactttgtCATCAGTCAGTCACACAGCTAacaataaatatgaaagaaaccCAAGTCGTTGTTTTGCAACGATGCCTCACTGttaattcaatttcaattaaaaGGAATACTTTGGCATTTATTTCATCTGTTATTGCCAGCTAAATGGCATTGAAAAGGATGCAGTTCTTCTGCGTCATGATTTACTTAAATACAGCTCTCTAAATGTGCTGCACAGTAGAACTGATATTTCATTTTAACGAAATGATTGTTTATACAGTTCTTTGAGGAAAAAACTCACACACAAGCAGGGCTATACAccattatagaaaataaaaaatccaCCTTTTAATCCATAGTTAATGCCTCTTGTACTTGAAGGTACCCTGAGTAGGTGTCATCTGGAAATTCTACCCTGATTCGCATGACACAGCAGGAAGGTAACACTCTCCTGTTGCCTTTTCCTAAGGGTTGACCTCTGCTTGCCCACAAATTTATCTGTCCACAAGCCATCAGTCTTTTCTGCCTGTTGAAATAAAATGAGAACACTCATATTTAACATATTGAATAAGATCATTTTAGCATTCCATTGCTTTTACGTTGCATTGAGGTTGGCTGTTGGAAAAGTGCTCAATTGAGCTGTTGCAGCTTCAAACTTGGATGTATTCTATGCACCACATTCCGAATATCTTCAAAGTGTAGATCCATGCTGCGTTGATTTACTGCGCATCTTCGTACAACTCTTCCAAAGTCTGAAGGGATGCAGGGTATACAGATTAAATAGCCTTTTATATTTTCTAATTAACTGAACAACTCACTAATCATGTCAATCAtagaaaaatttaaaagaaatgtatTAATTTAGGAAGAAAGTAGGGTTTTCCTTCGTATCACAAAATGAAGAGCAAGATAGACAGTAGGGTTGCCTAATCTTAATtgttataaacaaaaattacctGTTCTTCATTTGACCGTGGGCTGAAGTGGCGGTTTAAGAAATTGTTGGAAAGCAAGCTCCAAAACTAATGTCTGCAAGCATACTGCAGCAAAGTTCGTGTCTTCAGTGACACAGGCTCCAAAATCCAGTTCATGTTGCCCAAATACCGAGTGACAACAAACATTCTCCCTTTCAGAAGGCATAGCTTCACATTCCCCACACAAACAATAATCTCCTTCACTATCAGTCTCATTTTCACTTCCAACTGAGTCAGCGTCAGTGGCATTTGTTCTAGCAGCTAAATTTACCATTTCAGCTTCGGTATACTCGGGTTCAAACTGATAGCCCTCAAGTCCAAAATGTTCCATTTTCAACCAACAATTACGATTTGTCTTTAGGCCTACGTACTTAACTTTCATATGCCTGGGCCTGCGGATTACACACTGAAAGAAATGTTAGGCTCACAAACGACTCGCCAAAGTCGTAAACAAAGTTTGCTTGTGGCAAGTGCTGAGTTTTTGTTCGATTCCGTAAAAAGAATGCTTCAAAGTGAAACTGAATATTCTTACAAAGTGAAAGAAACACGATGAGtacaaaaaatgtttcattttacgAAATATGACCAATGGAACAGTGAATTCGAGGTTACAACTTCGTATCTTCGAGGTACTGATGACGATCTTTTCGACcgtattttattcttttcaagCAATGAAACAAATTATATCGATTGAAAAAGAACAAATACATCTATTATTATTACAAGAAAGTAAATACGCATTTATAATGATAAAAactagaatgcaaaaatgcattgtgggttTCGAtcatgtaacatgagcagtttttgaTATATGTAACATTCCATGTTTCACTagttttaaagaaataaaagtacGTTTTC
Proteins encoded in this window:
- the LOC139984485 gene encoding uncharacterized protein produces the protein MHLVPPRELYKGSPLFPRSRISDAVTLEDVVQEVQESQDVLSILGSIRQIKSLADTDELVEDAVSFYLFDSRRVLKQVAYYPPYKNIHMDLSESLSSQKSGTTTQQKSNQLLAAKDQPPSEERTLCQPLHCSPKGVSTLFDPPAEVLCPAVTPTTDVTRITQQFLPDALSRVCASTQTDKTDVTEMRCQAGIAEIKTHYACTVELDQPYSMLSADVSSEGMAPPQETPLQQETLPPQRSLE